The Lutra lutra chromosome 10, mLutLut1.2, whole genome shotgun sequence genome contains a region encoding:
- the RHOG gene encoding rho-related GTP-binding protein RhoG, with amino-acid sequence MQSIKCVVVGDGAVGKTCLLICYTTNAFPKEYIPTVFDNYSAQSAVDGRTVNLNLWDTAGQEEYDRLRTLSYPQTNVFVICFSIASPPSYENVRHKWHPEVCHHCPDVPILLVGTKKDLRAQPDTLRRLKEQGQAPITPQQGQALAKQIHAVRYLECSALQQDGVKEVFAEAVRAVLNPTPIKRGRSCVLL; translated from the coding sequence ATGCAGAGCATCAAGTGTGTGGTGGTGGGCGATGGGGCTGTGGGCAAGACGTGCCTGCTCATCTGCTACACAACTAACGCCTTCCCTAAGGAGTACATCCCCACGGTGTTCGACAACTACAGCGCCCAGAGCGCGGTGGACGGGCGCACAGTGAACCTGAACCTGTGGGACACAGCGGGCCAGGAGGAGTATGACCGACTGCGCACGCTCTCCTACCCTCAGACCAATGTCTTTGTCATCTGTTTCTCCATTGCCAGTCCGCCCTCCTACGAGAACGTGCGGCACAAGTGGCACCCAGAGGTGTGCCACCACTGCCCTGATGTGCCCATCCTGCTGGTGGGCACCAAGAAGGACCTGAGAGCGCAGCCTGACACCCTCCGGCGCCTTAAGGAGCAGGGCCAGGCACCCATCACACCGCAGCAGGGCCAGGCCCTGGCCAAGCAGATCCATGCTGTGCGCTACCTCGAGTGCTCGGCCTTACAGCAGGACGGCGTCAAGGAAGTGTTTGCTGAGGCCGTCCGGGCCGTGCTCAACCCCACACCCATCAAGCGTGGGCGGTCCTGTGTCCTCTTGTGA